The window TTTAGCTTGAAGTTTGATTTATGAGACATAAGTGAAACGTTTTCAATTAGCTGAATGCTGAGAAGTTTACTAAGGTTTTGTAATTTTTCTTGTAGAGCTGACTTTTCTTTTTGCTTCATGAAAAATGTAATTTGTAGCTACAATTGCGTGTAGAACGCCTTACGAGCCTTGCAAATTCTGGACCTGTTCGGCGTTCAAAAGTGAAGGTAATTCTACGGTTTATCTGCTGTCATTGTCAAAATGCATGATATTAGGTGATGATTGCATTGTTTGTTCATGCATTATATGTTATGTTGGCAGGATATGAGTGCCGAGGTGGTAGATAGCAATCCTTACAGTAGGCTTATGGCACTTCAGAGGATGGGTATTGTGGAAAATTATGAAAGAATACGGGACTTCTCAGTTGCCATTGTTGTATGTATTTATCTCCTCTttcattgtttcattttgtaattgtaaaaaaaaaaaaggtcgtacccagtgcacaaggctcccgctttacgcagggtctgggagaggtgaatgtcggctagccttacccccatttatggagaggctgctcccaatcATTTTGTAATTGTAAACGAAATTAAATCTAGTTATTGCCAATGCCTTGTAGTGATGTCCTATTTCGTTATATGCAGGGAGTAGGCGGTGTAGGAAGTGTAGCAGCTGAGATGCTAACAAGATGTGGTATTGGTCGCCTTTTGTTGTATGATTATGACAAAGTAGAGTTAGCTAACATGAATAGGTTATTCTTTCGACCAGAGCAGGTATTCATACTTGTTATTCTCATTCGTCATTCTTAATATGTGAAAATTTTCTTTACCGGTCCTCAATCAGGTCATTTTATGCTTCAAAGATTAGGTGTTTTATGCTTCAAAGATTTACCAAAGTCCCTTTCTCGcctttattccttttttttacataccccacaaaattttattttccaaGTAATTCATGATCATACATTTTTGAAGTTTTCATTTTAATGTGAATGTGTTTTCCTTCTCAGAGTGGTATGACGAAAACAGATGCTGCTGTACAGACCCTTTCAGACATAAATCCCGATGTTGTGCTTGAGGTAAGCATTTATCAGGATTTTTTCTCCTTTCAAACTTCATCACAACTTTTATGGTTTATTCGATCTTAATTTTTCCGTGTACACTTTCTAGGCATAGATGAATGGACTGTATGATAATGCCAGTTGTATAGATCTTTGTATATTTGATCTCTCAATCATAGTGCCCATAGTTTGTAACCATGCTAATCAATTTCTTTGTGTTTAGAGCTATACACTGAACATCACAACTGTGCAAGGTTTTGATACCTTTATGGccagtttaaaaaataaatcgtTTCGCCCAAATAAAGAAGGCAGTGGAGTGGACCTTGTACTAAGCTGTGTTGATAATTATGAAGCAAGAATGGCTGTTAATCAGGTATGAAGTTATCACTTATACATTTATAATTATGTCCTCTTCGTTCTAAATTTGTAATTATGTTCTCTTCGTTTCTTCTGCCTCCAAGTAAACCATCataatggttttttttattttttatttttttattttttattgtgaaaCAGGCTTGCAATGAACTGAATCAGACATGGATGGAGTCTGGTAAGCAAATAGTTCCTGCATTTGTGAAACCTTAAGTGTTAACTGAAAGACTCATGGTGTATGACCTAGTTTTGTTTGTatgagttatatggtgaaggacAAAATTCACATGAAGAACATAAACTTTGACAGGTGTGTCTGAGGATGCTGTTTCAGGCCATATTCAGTTGCTGATCCCTGGTGAGACTGCCTGTTTTGCATGTGCACCACCTTTGGTATGATTCTCTTGCTTGAACTTTGATGATGCTCAAGGATTCTCTGTGAGGAATGTAAAacatgaagaattgaagattgataTTCTTTCTGTCTTATATGTATCTCTTCCTTAGGTTGTGGCATCTGGAGTGGATGAACGTACACTTAAGCGTGAAGGGGTgtgtgctgcatctttacctaCCACTATGGTAAGAAAATTTCATCTCCAGTCTGTTGGCGGCTCCCCTTCTTTGGACTTTTATCATTCAAACTTGCTAGTGTTAGTGTTTCACTGGTAGTTTGCTTCAAATTCATGTAGTAGAGTGACCGCATGAATGTGTTGGTACATAATACTACaaagagaaattaaaaaaaaaaaaatccttcaactgaagatgatgattcactTTGTTAATCTGTAGTAGTGGAGACAATCTATAACTGGTTGATTAATATGTCAGTATATCATGTCCTAAAGCAACTGATTTGTTTTCATCTTTTAGGGAGTTGTTGCTGGGCTTCTAGTCCAAAATACATTAAAATACTTGCTGAACTTTGGAAACGTCTCCCCATACTTGGTAAGTCGTATGTATATTCTCTCTCATTCTGCTTTATTTGGCAAAACATCTTGAAGGTTGTTGTAAAATCTTAGATCTATATGTTTAAGATTTAGCATCAAATAATGCATCGCTGCTCCGCGCCGATCTGCCTGAATTTTGATTTGCTTGGTTGCAGGGATATAATTCTCTTAAAGACTTCTTCCCAACTATGGAAATGAAGCCAAACCCTCAGTGTTCTAATTTTGCTTGTCTAGATCGGCAGGTAAAGAAACTAAGATCCGGCCTCGGGCACTCGAAATGGATCTAATGATTGTTTATTTAAACATCCGGTTAATTTGTTTGTCATTGATGCTGAGGCAATATCTACCGTGCAGAAAGAATACTTGCTCGTAAAGCCAGCTAAGGATGCTGCAATTAAAGCAAAGATGGAAGCTGAAGCATCATCAGTTCCGGAATCTCCACTTCATCTTGATAATGAATGGGAAATAAGGTACTTCTACCAACAATGGAATGTATCTTCATATTAAGTAGTTAATGTTTCTTCGTGTTAAATGGTTTCGAACATCAGGGATGTGTCCCAAGTTGCATATAAAAAGAATGACATGCATTTTGGAGGACTAGTTTCATGGAAATGAAAGCATACGTTCAATTTGTGTTTGCAGTGTTGTTGATGATAACGAGCCAGAAAGTACGGAGGCCAAAACTCCAGGTAATTTATTCTTTACTGTTTCAAGTTCTATGGATTTCGCTCGAACATCTCGAATTTTTCCACCATTTGGAATTGGAATTCTGTGGTGATTTACAATTCCTTATAGTTGATATATTTATGGGTTTACAAATTTATGAATGGCTTGTTTTCTCATCATCATCTGCCATCTGGTCTCAGATGCTCTTCCAGAAGGTCTTGTTCGCGAGCTTCCCAGTGCAGATGAGTTCCAAAAACCGCCTACTGAAGCTACAGAGGGTACAGTTGACGACCTAGAAGATCTCCGAAAGCAACTTGAGGCCCTAAATTCTTGAATACATCACAGATGTTCGTTTTTGAGGTAGTCCATCATTGCTTTAGCTATCAAAATCGATCCGTAGCTTTCGTGTATTTTTAAGGTTATAGTCACACCCTGGAGTGGGGTGTACATGAACGGATAATACTAACTTCTCATACATCAAAGACATGGAGGTTTCTTTTTGTTACATTATCTGGGATTTTCAGTTAAATTCTCAACTTTATTCtccttagggtgcgtttgttgcaccggactatctcggactggattagcttcagggactaaaaAACAGGATAATTAATaaactataatattatattatttattgtatatctaatattatattataattttatttattttattattttatgaaaTCATCTACCTCTCCCTAATggccaatatttttttttatttctagaaTCATCTCTCAGTAAACCTATTTTCCTCTGCCACTCTCTCCCTCCCCTCTCTCAGTTTCAATATTTTTGTCTAGAATATCTATCTCTAACAAATTCTAAAAGGCACGACAAATCAATTCAAAGATTTCGGTTTTGGTCGAATTAGGGTCTGGGTTCTTGGTGGGGTTGAACCCAGATGAGAAATGGGCCACTGAGGTGGGTTTTTTCTGGGTGTTCCGAGACAAATTGGATGACGGCTTGGGCAGCTGGACTGATTAGGAAGGTTACTTTCATCTTCCTCTTCTGGTGTTTGTGCTTGGATGTCGgtgggttttatttttgggttatGCGTTGGATTCCATCGAttcagagagaaagaagagagagatagtTGTTAGCTTTGGAGGTGGGTGGCTGAGGGTAATTGCAGACTTACTCATCTGGGTTTTCTGGGAGATGGGTGGTTGAGGGTAATTGCAGACTTACTCTTTTGGGTTTTCTGGGAGATGGGGAAGTCTACAGTCGTTGATAAGAGGGACGAAGCAGGAAGGGGCGAAGCGGATTAGCAGTCCGCTCAATATTGAGGGGTCTCACTAAGATTGGCTAGAGAAGCCTTTAGTCTGGGCGAGTCCCTTCTAGTCTCATTAAAACTATCTCAGCTCCTAACAAACACAGGATTGGACTAATacttagtccagtccagtctaGTGAAAGCCAGTGAAGgcaaacaaacgcacccttagagTTTAAACTCGTAGATTACATGTGTGTGTCGTCTCATAACCACATGGTTCAAAGTTTTTGGTTAAATCTCGAAATAAATCAAATTCAATGGATATCGCTCATAGCGACGATATATTGCTCATATATTGAGGACATGTTAAAAGCTAATACTTACAGCAACTAGGGGCCAAATGCGTGAGTGGACACCCGAATGTGATTGCTAAGTAATGAATATGTAAGTGAAATGTCGTTAACCGATCGAGCTACAAGCAACATCGGAGAAATGTCGTTAACCAGTCGAGCTACAAGTCCATTGCAATTCCATTGGACTTGACTTAAATACGTTTAGCTCCATATAAGTGAATACTATCAACAAAAGCAACACACATAACATGACAGATCTTCCAATTTCGATAAAATGAAGTAACGTAGAATCGATCATTAGTGCATATAAAGAATCAAGGATCTCGCTACTAACGAAAGACACCTACTCCTAGAGAGGGGCAGGAGGAACTAGTGAGACAGACTACTAAGCCACATCAGGAAGAGGATCGATCAAGCGATTATTCAGTTCTTGTACAGATCCCGCGGAATAGGCGTGCCAAATCACGGAAGTGCAGATAGAGCCTTTTTCCAGAAAGACAACTGAGGCATTGGAAGTACTCGTGACCGACCTTATCGAACTTATCAACCTTGACTGACTGGGTTCACAAATCACAgccattttcttcaaattctgAGCATGTTCGAGCACATACCTTGCAAACTCGATTAGATTAGAGTCGTTAAACCCTTCAGAGACCTCTAACTCTAAGGTTACATGCTTAAGCTGGGATATAAAATCCAGGTTTTGGAGTTGCCAATATGCGCTATCAAATCCATGTTCTGGTATTCCGAACAAATGGGACACGTAAATCTCCAAGGTATTCAAATTAGGGAGTCTTTTGAAAAGAGAGGCCACTGTTGGAACTAGGTTGTTGTCAAACTCGTCAAAACTCCAGGTACTCATTCGCAAGCACCAAACGTTATGTAATGGTGGTGCAGTGCAACCTTCCTTGGACAGAGTTGTTATAGTCCATCGGTCGTGTAAAGCAAGAACTTTAACACTTTGAACAACACTAGAGAGGAGGAACTGATCATGAGATGCGGTTTCCATCTCAACTCCGGGCTGATTGTGGACAACTTCAAGCTCTGCTTTTTCCAAACGATTAAATTCCCCTGGATTCCGAATGTTCATCATCTTGGTTCCTCTCCATTGCATCCTCAAGTACCTAAGATTTGGAGCAGAGATTTCCAACGGCCGGCCATTGCAAGCTATATTTACACGCTCAAGTTTCTCAGCAGAGATATGAAGATGGTGGAGGGGGCTCCACCCCGAAATCAAGTGCAGCCGAAACGACTTCAAAGACGGGCTTTCAATGGTGATATTTTGTAACCTAGCCACATCTTTGAGTACCAATTCCTTAAGAAATCTGCAGGCCGACGAAACCCATTTACAAAATCCGTCACCATCTTCCACAGTCACTTCTTTCAACCTCAAGCAAACCAGATTAGAAACAGTGCAAGTAGCAATGCTGCGAGCTTTAATAATTGTATCAAACATTTCAAGATCTATAGACTTCAGAGACCCACAGTTGAAAGCGCAACAAGGAAACTCAACTGGTTCACGTTTGGCGTTGGCGGACGACCATATCCCATAGAAAACAGAAAGATTTTCAAGACGACAGTCGACAGCATTACGAATAGAAGCGCAAACTCGACGTGCCTCATTGTCCCTCCAATTTGGGATGTTGGTATCCCGCTCAAATCCATGGTGCGGAAACTCCCACTCAAGATCAAAGGTTTGTAACCGTATCTTGTCTTTGCCATTAGCGAGCTGGCGGCGGGAGAAGAAGTTGTCCAAGGAAGCCAGCAGCTCCAATCGCTTGTCGAAGGTGTCTGTAGAATCTGAGGGAAATTGAGAAAAATTCAAGGTGGGAATGGAGGAACCAACTTGCCTGCATCTTTTCGACAAGCTTCCGACTCGGATTACATCTGAGTAGGGAAGAGGGGACAGAATACGATGAACAACTTCATCGGGAAGACCACTGAATCTGTCGTCTTTGTTTATTTTAGCATCCGTATCCTCAACCTCATCGGAAGCGGAAGCGGAAGCAGGAGGAGCTATTTGTGATCGCTTCATCGTCGAGGACAATCGATTAGGGTTTTTTACTAAACCCTAGAGCTATTTGTGTGTGGTATTAGCAATTtgtatgcatgcatattatggaAGTTATcgaataaaagttaaaaaaaataaagaaagagagATAAAAAATAGGAGTGGGAGAGAAAGTGGGTAAAAGTGAAaattgttgtggcctatatatAACTGAGGAAAAAGACAGATGTATggcagaaaagaaagagagatcaAGAATATGCTTGAGGAATTCTGTGTGTTATTTCCCAAATCTTGTGCTAGAGAAACTTGTtttccaagtaatacaaagtttAATAGAAAAGATCTTCTAGATTTGAAAGATTCCTAATATACCTttacttaggatttacacaatcacaatatTTATTATAATGTATATCACAACGAAACTTACATTATTATCTATAATTATTATAGCTACAATTAAACCCAATTAACGTAGTAAATGTCATTTTAGTCATTCACACATTTTTAACGCACATTTTGTAGAGCTACCGTcaatgtatttttcattttttttttttagaaaatctCGATAGTATGAGgagtatttttaattttcacataaaaaaaagttatttttcaTATAGAAAAGGTTTTAATTGTTTTCGGAAAATTGTAGGCTTTAATTATTTTAGGGAAATTGGAGGCTTTAATTGTTTTAGGAAAATTGTAGGCTTTAATTATATTAGGGAAATTGGAGGCTTTAAGTTTCTACCAAACCTCAGCTCCAATTGTTATTGCACCAGTTTCTCTTTTTTGAAGTCCTTTAcagaaatacaaatattattgtGGTGCTTTTTCTAATTACGAAGAAATTACAGAGTCCACGTGGCGTCTTCCATCGCGCGCAAAACCCTAAATTTGCAAGCGGCTCTCAGCCGTTTCAGAAATCAAAACCACCAAAAACTCCATCGGCGTCAGATCAGCTCCCTCCAAATGGCCCCGGTTGAAGACATAgcagagaaagagaaagcagcTCCCGAAGCAAAACCAGAAGCAGAGGTggaagaagaggaagtggaagaagacgaagaggaggaggagcttTGGACGTCGGACTCCGACGTCGGAGATGCGTTGGACTATTTGGACTCCAAGGACGACGACAGAGGAGTAGAAGGCGGCTTCACCATCAATTCACGGCGGCCCAATGCCCACGGCGGCCTTCACTCCCGCCCTGCTTCCTCGACCCTTCAGCCTCTCGCTAATCGCAACCAGAAGTTCACTACCCACATCCGAGCTTCGCCTCTGGAGGTACAAATTTTGCAAATTTAACACTGAAATTTTAATCGGGTTTGTTCTTCTTGCTGTTGTAATTGTATGTAAGACTTCGAATTTAAAGTGGATTTCAATTGTAAAATTGTTTGGTTGCAAGTCTGTTTATTGTTTGGTGCTGATTTTCTTGCAAAGTTGACGTCTTTTGTTTCGGTTTTGCGGGTGTAGGAGTGGGAAGGGAGGTTCAACGTTGGAATGTCCAACTCCGTGACCACTGCCATTCGGGGAAGTGTTCGGGACATGGCCATTGGCAGAACGAAAACTACTGAGAAAGCAGACCGTGCCACTGTTGAGCAGGTGAAAGACAGCATTTTCCATTCATGGGTTTTCTTTAATCATTCCAATTATGTGTTTTAGCTCATTAGTTGTAGTGATTGTGTGTTTTCACTAGGCCATCGATCCTAGAACTCGGATGGTTTTGTTCAAAATGTTGAATAGTGGCGTGTTTCATGATATCAATGGCTGCATTTCTACCGGGAAAGAAGTACGTATTGAGTTACTCATATTTTAACCTCTGAATGTAATTTATTGACTTGGTATTGATCTTGCTGCAGTGAATCGGTGATGATAACTGCTTAATTTAGTTTTGATCGTGGAATTGTTTTTGCTTCTTGAACAGGCAAATGTGTATCACGCAACAAAATCTGATGGCCAGGAAATGGCTATCAAAGTGTTCAAAACATCTATTCTGGTTTTTAAGTAAGCTTTCTGTGATACTTTGAGCTTGTTCCAATGGCTAATTGACAGTTTCACAATGTTATTAAGTTAAACACTATAAACTCTACAAATATGAGAAATTTCTTTGGGGCATAGAAATATATAGTGTTCAACTGCTCATTGTTTACCACAtcttctaaatttttttatcatgtaGATGTATGATGtttcttttgaatttatttttaaatccttttcttttttcgtaAGTTATTATCTTGTTATCTTTCAGTTTCGAGGACAACCTGTTAGCGTGTTGAATCTTCCATACCTGTGTTTATAGCAATAGATTTATAATATATCTTACTAGTTTCCTGGCCAAAAAACTTCAGGGACAGGGATAGATACGTACAAGGGGACTACCGATTCAGACATGGATACTGCAAGCGCAATCCTAGGAAAATGGTGCAGACATGGGCTGAGAAAGAAATGAGGAATTTAAAGAGGTAAGAGAAACACAATTTTAAATACGAGTACAATTAATTCTTTGGTAAGTAGCAGCACTAATTTAATACTGTTTAAACCTGCATATCAGTACTCTCTTCACTTTGTCTCTGATAAGCACATATGTGGAAATACGAAGGAAGTGCCTATCCATTTTGCACTATGGTTCTAGCTTAAGCTTATGTAAAAACTCCATTTCAGTCCTATTAATTATAAAGCTAATTTTTGTCGTGCTAATGAATGTGAGATGGTCTGTAAAAATGCAGGCTAAAGGAAAACGGAATTAGGTGCCCATCTACAGTTATTTTAAGACTTCATGTTCTGGTCATGGAATTCATAGGTATGTCTAACTTTAATGGACATATATTCTGACGGAATATAAATCACAATTTGATTTGGTCCTATAGATTatgtaaaaaattgtttctaGTTAGAGTAGCTTTGATTGATGTACTCTATTACAGGGAAATCGGGTTGGGCAGCACCTCGTCTTAAGGATGCTGCGTTATCGCTAGACAAGCTACGGGAAGGTTATATGGAGGTTTGCTAAAATCTTTGATATGAAAATATTTCTGTGATAATAATTTAAATACAAGAACCTATTGGCTAAGAGAGTTCTAGTGGGACATGTGCACAGGCCTTGAAGGCTCTTAGATTTTTTACTTTGTTGCTAGTCTCGGTGAAATTGCAGCTCACTTAAAGACAATCTTCaagatttgtttttggattgtATACTAAATACGAACGATTACTATTGGGAAACTTTTAAATGAACTACTTTTATGCTAGCAAAAATGTTTTTTGTGTTTGATATTTTCTTTGGGTACTGGAGTGACAGCATAGTATTTTTTTCCAGATAATTATTGCTATGCGAACAATGTATCAGAAGAGCAAACTGGTGCACGGAGACCTTAGTGAATACAACATACTTTACTTTGAGGTGAGTTGCTACTAACTACTTGAAGTTTAAGCTTATTGCACATGATCGTGTGCTATGTTCTTATGTCTTCCCTTCCTCTTTGGCAGGGCCACTTGTACATTATTGATGTTTCTCAAGCAGTTGATCTGGACCACCCTCATGCCCTTGATTTCCTACGAGAAGATTGTGTCCATGTATCTGTAAGTTGCGGAAGTCACTTTCTTTCCAAAGTTCTGCTTTCATTGCTTATGATAAATACAAGTAATGCACTCACTGCTATGAGCTTATCAAGCGCTGTGTGGCATACAGGATTTCTTTAAGAAACATGGTGTAGCTGTTATGACAATTCGAGAGCTCTTTGATTTTATAGTTGATCCAACTATTGCTGATGATGCAGTGGAGAGTTATCTCGATATGGTTTGATTCCGTCCATTTTGGTCTCAAATATTAAAGAATTTAGGTTCCTATACACTACAAATAAATAGATGAACAACTTAAGTGAGATCTCTGTTTGACTGGCTAACTTCAGGTACAACAAAAGGTTACGGCAAGAGGAGATATATCTGCAGAGGAGGAAATTGCAGACTCTGTATTTGTACAGGTGATGAAAATGTAACAATGTTTTATTGAATGCCTTTGACTTCGCATTGCGTGATTGTGGGCACCCGAACTTTTGGGacattgatttgtttttcttcgcTTCTTTCCAGTCGTACATTCCAAAGACTTTAGATGACGTGAAGAATGCTGAGCGGGATGTAATACGGTTAACTAGCGGAGAGGACACAGGGGACATGTACTATAAAACTATTACAGGACTGAAGGAGGCTCTTCCTCATGGTCAACCAGCTTCATCTGAGAAGGAGCAGAAACAAGATGATGCTACTGCTGTAGCAGATCCCTCTGAAAATCCCGAGACTGAATCTGACTCTGATACAGATGACAACTCAAGTGACTCGGAAGGGCAGAGCTCCTCTTCCGAAACCAAGGCACAGGATCCTCTCGAAAAGAAAGCTGCTAGGAAAGAGAACAAGAAGAAAGTGAAGGAAGAGAAGAGGGAAGCTCGGAAAACCAAAGTGCCGAAGGCTCTGAAGAAACGAAAGAAAAAGATGGCCAAAGCACACAAGACCAGGTAGTTCTGCTTGGGATAACTATAGAGCAATGGATTGGATGCTGTTGTTTTAGAAAGGATGCTAGAAATATTTTTGGTAGGaattaaattaagaaaattgCTTAacttgtactctttttcctttttccaagAACTACATGTACCTTTGATATATGAAAATATAATCTTATTTTTGAGTTTGCATGTCATCTTATTATAACATTGTATTATCGACATGGAACGTCACGGTCGATGTAGTTGCTCTTCTCTTACACGCGATCATGTCAGTATTTAACGGTTGATCTTCTAGTCAACGCTGATGGGTGGTTTAAAATTACTACAATTTTTAAACTGGGTTTATAAAGCTAAAACAAAAATCCTCGTGGTCCGCTATTGGGGTTAAAATGTAATTAACCCAAAATAAATGTCACACATTTGTGTTACCAAACCACCATCGCGAAAACGACGTCGTTGTTGCCCCCTTGTTTCAATTGTATCAACAGTTCACAGAAAGCTGCTGCAAAATTCGCAGCGGTGTCAGACTCCGttctcttctcctcctcctccttcgcGGGGAGCAAAATGTCGAACTCCGGAGACCAAACCCTAGCCGCGACACCACCAGCAGCACCGCCAGCGGCaaccgaagaagaagaagcggtGGCAGAACAGAGAGTCTCCGACAACGACAACGCCAGCGAGCAGTCCTCCCAGGAATGGGAGACCATGGCCCGAGCTTGGCTCTGCTCGTTCCCCGAGGCCAAAGCTGTCTCCATGGACGAGGTCGAAGCCTGGATCGACTCCAACTTCGATTTCATACCCCAAGGCATCAAGTCCATGCCCCGCGGCGACCTCTGCCACCGCCTCATTGCCATTCAGAATTGCATGCGACTCCCCAACCAGGACCCACATTCTCCAATTCAGgtttaattttgttaaattttccAGAAAGAAAATTGGGTTTTTGTTAAAGGTCCAATCTTTGTGTGATTAAGCTAATTGGGATTAGATGAGATTTTTAGGCAAATTAGCGAAAGTTTTAGGTGCCTTCTGGCAGATTATAAGGCAAACGATCGGGCTTTTCGACTATAAACCCTTGAAAAGATTACAGTTTAGGGAAAAACACTTCGAACCtaataatttagaaaaataCTTTTCTTGCTTTCCAATGGAGAAAGGTAACAGCGGAATTTCGCAACTAAGAATCAATTAGAGCCTGACAAGTAGATAGTTGAAGAGTTCTTTTCTCCAATTAAGCTCTTATGTATCTGTAAAACTTATAGTTGTCATTGGTGTTTTTGCTAATTTACTAATGGAGTTTGGGAAATACACCATTGATGTTTGAATTGGTAATATTATGCAGATGTTTTGACATGGTTTCTGTAATGTTAAATGGCAggatggaaaggaagaaaaccaGGGTGATATTCCACATGCTCGATTTAAGCGCACCGATCAATGGAGACCGGCTTACATTTGGTTAGAATCGTTGGAGAAAGATGACGTGGTTAAGTCCAAAGATATAGCCGACTGGCTAACTGAGAACCCGGATATCCAAGCAGAGTTGTGCTCTAGGCATTCTAAGTATCATTTGATGCACTATATCAAGAAGTGCCATATGAAGATACTGAAGAGGCGGGAAAAGAAGAAGGTAGTGGATACTTCTTGTTTTGGCCCAATTAGCCTAGAAAATTCCAAGCGTCTGTCTGAAGATGCAGATGCTTCTTCGATATGGACCACATcagtaagatttttttttctttttgtctcagtagtttttattttttgtaacaGAGGATACATCCACTTGGTGATCATAATCTATCAAAAGTTTCCGTTGACTGCTATTTATTTCTGAGTGCTGTTTGGATGGATTACAATTTATGGTTATATTGCGTG is drawn from Malus domestica chromosome 14, GDT2T_hap1 and contains these coding sequences:
- the LOC103454967 gene encoding uncharacterized protein isoform X2, encoding MSNSGDQTLAATPPAAPPAATEEEEAVAEQRVSDNDNASEQSSQEWETMARAWLCSFPEAKAVSMDEVEAWIDSNFDFIPQGIKSMPRGDLCHRLIAIQNCMRLPNQDPHSPIQDGKEENQGDIPHARFKRTDQWRPAYIWLESLEKDDVVKSKDIADWLTENPDIQAELCSRHSKYHLMHYIKKCHMKILKRREKKKGIKQPDKPASLKVHKDVAMKQEALLPSPLSVCNALINAPKDGDAYVMKRKEAIQKYEILVELEKLLAPTFLRREVANK
- the LOC103454987 gene encoding F-box/FBD/LRR-repeat protein At1g80470-like, with the protein product MKRSQIAPPASASASDEVEDTDAKINKDDRFSGLPDEVVHRILSPLPYSDVIRVGSLSKRCRQVGSSIPTLNFSQFPSDSTDTFDKRLELLASLDNFFSRRQLANGKDKIRLQTFDLEWEFPHHGFERDTNIPNWRDNEARRVCASIRNAVDCRLENLSVFYGIWSSANAKREPVEFPCCAFNCGSLKSIDLEMFDTIIKARSIATCTVSNLVCLRLKEVTVEDGDGFCKWVSSACRFLKELVLKDVARLQNITIESPSLKSFRLHLISGWSPLHHLHISAEKLERVNIACNGRPLEISAPNLRYLRMQWRGTKMMNIRNPGEFNRLEKAELEVVHNQPGVEMETASHDQFLLSSVVQSVKVLALHDRWTITTLSKEGCTAPPLHNVWCLRMSTWSFDEFDNNLVPTVASLFKRLPNLNTLEIYVSHLFGIPEHGFDSAYWQLQNLDFISQLKHVTLELEVSEGFNDSNLIEFARYVLEHAQNLKKMAVICEPSQSRLISSIRSVTSTSNASVVFLEKGSICTSVIWHAYSAGSVQELNNRLIDPLPDVA
- the LOC103454968 gene encoding uncharacterized protein — encoded protein: MAPVEDIAEKEKAAPEAKPEAEVEEEEVEEDEEEEELWTSDSDVGDALDYLDSKDDDRGVEGGFTINSRRPNAHGGLHSRPASSTLQPLANRNQKFTTHIRASPLEEWEGRFNVGMSNSVTTAIRGSVRDMAIGRTKTTEKADRATVEQAIDPRTRMVLFKMLNSGVFHDINGCISTGKEANVYHATKSDGQEMAIKVFKTSILVFKDRDRYVQGDYRFRHGYCKRNPRKMVQTWAEKEMRNLKRLKENGIRCPSTVILRLHVLVMEFIGKSGWAAPRLKDAALSLDKLREGYMEIIIAMRTMYQKSKLVHGDLSEYNILYFEGHLYIIDVSQAVDLDHPHALDFLREDCVHVSDFFKKHGVAVMTIRELFDFIVDPTIADDAVESYLDMVQQKVTARGDISAEEEIADSVFVQSYIPKTLDDVKNAERDVIRLTSGEDTGDMYYKTITGLKEALPHGQPASSEKEQKQDDATAVADPSENPETESDSDTDDNSSDSEGQSSSSETKAQDPLEKKAARKENKKKVKEEKREARKTKVPKALKKRKKKMAKAHKTR
- the LOC103454967 gene encoding uncharacterized protein isoform X1 — encoded protein: MSNSGDQTLAATPPAAPPAATEEEEAVAEQRVSDNDNASEQSSQEWETMARAWLCSFPEAKAVSMDEVEAWIDSNFDFIPQGIKSMPRGDLCHRLIAIQNCMRLPNQDPHSPIQDGKEENQGDIPHARFKRTDQWRPAYIWLESLEKDDVVKSKDIADWLTENPDIQAELCSRHSKYHLMHYIKKCHMKILKRREKKKVVDTSCFGPISLENSKRLSEDADASSIWTTSGIKQPDKPASLKVHKDVAMKQEALLPSPLSVCNALINAPKDGDAYVMKRKEAIQKYEILVELEKLLAPTFLRREVANK
- the LOC103454969 gene encoding ubiquitin-like modifier-activating enzyme 5 is translated as MEVELKELLSDLESLKKSLADPSHHAPIDKLQLRVERLTSLANSGPVRRSKVKDMSAEVVDSNPYSRLMALQRMGIVENYERIRDFSVAIVGVGGVGSVAAEMLTRCGIGRLLLYDYDKVELANMNRLFFRPEQSGMTKTDAAVQTLSDINPDVVLESYTLNITTVQGFDTFMASLKNKSFRPNKEGSGVDLVLSCVDNYEARMAVNQACNELNQTWMESGVSEDAVSGHIQLLIPGETACFACAPPLVVASGVDERTLKREGVCAASLPTTMGVVAGLLVQNTLKYLLNFGNVSPYLGYNSLKDFFPTMEMKPNPQCSNFACLDRQKEYLLVKPAKDAAIKAKMEAEASSVPESPLHLDNEWEISVVDDNEPESTEAKTPDALPEGLVRELPSADEFQKPPTEATEGTVDDLEDLRKQLEALNS